One Verrucomicrobiaceae bacterium genomic window carries:
- a CDS encoding zinc ABC transporter substrate-binding protein, protein MKTLLASLFLAVPAFAGLKVATLHPIVADVARQVGGEHVEVVEILKPGGDVHHFEPATKDIAAMRGARLVLASGKGLETFLDKLRDSLGAGVTLFDVGEKVPSIPYVCDHEHEEGHDHNHGEFDPHWWHSAENMKRAARAVADAFAEADPAHADAYEAGAKAASKRFAGLQSWAKKEIAAIPRADRKLVTAHNAFGYFCKEYGFEAISVLGMSRGEDASMKKITQSVQIIRDNGIKAAFPEDQANPKVLAEIVRSTGIKLGDTLVADGTAKHAHTFEMMLAHNVRAIVAALATPTK, encoded by the coding sequence ATGAAGACCCTCCTCGCCTCGCTTTTTCTCGCCGTTCCTGCTTTTGCTGGTCTCAAGGTCGCTACATTGCATCCGATCGTAGCGGATGTGGCACGGCAGGTCGGCGGTGAGCATGTGGAGGTGGTGGAAATCCTCAAACCCGGTGGCGATGTGCATCACTTCGAGCCCGCGACAAAGGACATCGCCGCCATGCGCGGAGCACGGCTGGTGCTCGCCTCTGGCAAAGGCCTGGAGACCTTCCTCGACAAGCTGCGGGACAGTCTGGGCGCTGGCGTGACACTCTTTGATGTGGGCGAAAAGGTGCCCTCCATCCCCTATGTCTGCGATCACGAGCATGAGGAGGGGCACGATCACAATCACGGCGAGTTCGATCCGCACTGGTGGCATAGCGCAGAGAATATGAAGCGGGCAGCCCGCGCCGTGGCGGATGCCTTTGCCGAGGCCGATCCAGCCCATGCCGATGCCTACGAAGCCGGAGCAAAGGCGGCCTCAAAGCGCTTCGCAGGCCTACAAAGCTGGGCGAAAAAAGAAATCGCTGCCATCCCCCGCGCAGACCGCAAGCTCGTCACTGCGCACAACGCCTTTGGTTACTTCTGCAAAGAATACGGCTTCGAGGCCATCTCCGTGCTCGGCATGTCACGCGGCGAGGACGCTAGCATGAAAAAAATCACTCAGTCCGTGCAGATCATCCGCGATAACGGTATCAAGGCAGCCTTCCCAGAAGACCAAGCCAATCCGAAAGTGCTCGCCGAGATCGTGCGCAGCACCGGCATCAAGCTCGGTGACACGCTCGTAGCCGATGGCACCGCCAAACACGCCCACACCTTTGAGATGATGCTCGCGCACAACGTGCGGGCCATCGTCGCGGCGCTGGCAACCCCAACCAAGTAA
- the hisD gene encoding histidinol dehydrogenase, with translation MKILRHSDPDYAAFAASLNRRAEASDAVREVVSSVVQAVRERGDAAVIEFTAKFDGAALTPATLRVPQAALDAAWDAADAELKSALQASQRNVAEFARRSLRTDWSMKNEQGADVGEVYHPFERVGCYVPGGTAPLVSTTLMTVAIAAAAGVPEIVVCTPCGRDGTVNPGLLAALKLAGATEVYQIGGAQAIAALAYGTETIRPVVKIFGPGNSYVVEAKRQAFGVVSIDLLPGPSEVLILADSSGNPACIAADILAQAEHGKDSMAGFITDDEKLLQQVISQVEEQSRSLSRQAQLVPVLEKGVFLMLAPDLQAAARLVNEFAPEHLSLITTREAEILPLIRTAGAIFLGNHSPVAVGDFLAGPSHTLPTGGSGKSFPGITADMFQRRTSIIRLDPAACARSEPIVRAFSKVEGLDAHGRSVSIRSNSSL, from the coding sequence ATGAAAATCCTCCGCCATTCAGATCCCGATTACGCCGCCTTTGCTGCCAGCCTCAACCGCCGCGCGGAGGCTAGTGATGCCGTGCGGGAAGTCGTCAGCAGCGTCGTCCAGGCTGTGCGTGAGCGCGGTGATGCCGCTGTGATCGAGTTCACCGCGAAATTCGACGGTGCCGCACTCACTCCGGCGACACTGCGGGTGCCGCAGGCCGCGCTGGATGCTGCGTGGGATGCGGCGGATGCAGAACTGAAAAGCGCCCTCCAGGCCTCGCAGCGAAATGTGGCGGAATTTGCCCGTAGAAGCCTGCGCACGGACTGGAGCATGAAAAATGAGCAAGGGGCCGATGTGGGCGAGGTCTATCATCCCTTTGAGCGAGTTGGCTGCTACGTGCCTGGCGGCACAGCACCGCTTGTGAGCACCACGTTGATGACGGTGGCCATCGCGGCGGCGGCGGGTGTGCCTGAGATCGTCGTTTGCACGCCGTGTGGGCGTGATGGCACGGTGAATCCAGGCCTACTCGCAGCGCTGAAGCTGGCGGGTGCCACGGAGGTGTATCAAATCGGCGGTGCACAGGCCATCGCGGCGCTGGCATATGGCACGGAGACGATCCGGCCGGTGGTGAAGATTTTCGGCCCCGGCAATAGCTACGTGGTGGAGGCGAAGAGGCAGGCGTTTGGCGTGGTGAGCATTGATCTGCTGCCAGGTCCGAGTGAGGTGCTCATTTTGGCCGACTCCAGCGGAAATCCGGCCTGCATCGCCGCCGACATCCTAGCGCAGGCTGAGCACGGAAAGGACAGCATGGCCGGATTCATCACCGATGATGAAAAACTGCTCCAACAGGTCATTTCGCAGGTGGAGGAGCAAAGTCGCAGTCTGAGCCGTCAGGCGCAGTTGGTGCCCGTTTTGGAAAAAGGCGTGTTTCTGATGCTCGCGCCCGATTTGCAGGCCGCAGCTCGCTTGGTGAATGAATTCGCCCCAGAGCACCTCAGCCTCATCACCACGCGTGAAGCGGAGATTTTGCCCCTCATCCGCACGGCGGGGGCCATTTTTCTCGGGAATCACTCACCTGTCGCGGTGGGTGACTTTTTGGCTGGGCCTAGCCACACGCTGCCCACGGGCGGCAGCGGCAAGTCCTTCCCCGGCATCACCGCAGACATGTTCCAGCGCCGCACCAGCATCATCCGGCTCGATCCGGCAGCCTGCGCACGCTCGGAGCCCATCGTGCGAGCTTTTAGCAAGGTGGAGGGCCTGGATGCGCATGGCCGCTCCGTCTCGATCCGTTCGAACTCCTCTCTATAA
- a CDS encoding rhodanese-like domain-containing protein, translated as MAAPSRSVRTPLYNMSLPPLSAEMTMSEVLAAYPGAQRALFARYHIGGCRSCGFQPGETLAGVCERNENIPVEEAMEHIRASHRADDSLRIAPRDFEALRRANPELIILDVRTREEHDAVKLPGARLMTQELAQELFSSPEKTRPIVIYDHTGSRSLDAAAYFIGHGFTETKCLAGGIDAYSTEVDASLPRYKLEIEA; from the coding sequence ATGGCCGCTCCGTCTCGATCCGTTCGAACTCCTCTCTATAATATGTCACTCCCTCCTTTATCTGCCGAAATGACCATGAGCGAGGTGCTCGCGGCCTATCCTGGTGCTCAGCGAGCGCTCTTTGCCCGATACCACATCGGCGGGTGCCGCAGTTGTGGCTTCCAGCCCGGTGAGACGCTCGCGGGTGTCTGCGAGCGCAACGAGAACATCCCCGTGGAGGAAGCGATGGAGCACATCCGCGCCAGTCACCGTGCCGATGACAGCCTACGCATCGCTCCGCGTGATTTCGAGGCACTGCGCCGGGCGAATCCTGAGCTCATCATTCTCGATGTTCGCACGCGGGAAGAGCATGATGCCGTGAAGCTGCCCGGAGCACGCCTGATGACGCAGGAACTCGCACAGGAGCTTTTTTCCAGCCCGGAAAAGACACGTCCCATCGTCATCTATGACCACACTGGCTCACGCTCACTGGATGCGGCAGCTTACTTCATCGGGCATGGCTTTACGGAGACAAAATGCCTCGCTGGCGGCATCGACGCCTACAGCACGGAGGTCGATGCCAGTCTGCCGCGTTACAAGCTGGAGATCGAGGCTTAG
- a CDS encoding SDR family oxidoreductase, which produces MTSPHPLFDLHGKCALVTGGSKGLGKAMARGFAESGADVFISSRNADELRAAAAEIGQGLSVKVEWMVADMADRLQVRALAAEAEMRLGKIDILVNNAGINNPQAIDEITDEVWDKNVEVDLTAVMALTRAIVPGMKARKWGRVIHISSVLGVGGRLKRNVYCACKAALIGLARASALDLGPYGITVNCLCPGPFLTDMPGKLLNDEEKKYFADRTALKRWAAPRELAGPALLLASDAGSYITGEALVVDGGAAVNVL; this is translated from the coding sequence ATGACCTCCCCCCACCCTCTTTTTGATCTCCACGGTAAATGCGCACTCGTCACTGGCGGCAGCAAAGGACTGGGGAAGGCGATGGCACGCGGTTTTGCCGAGTCGGGAGCCGATGTCTTCATCTCCAGCCGGAATGCGGATGAACTGCGTGCTGCGGCGGCAGAGATCGGCCAGGGACTCTCGGTGAAGGTGGAGTGGATGGTGGCCGACATGGCGGATCGCCTGCAAGTCCGCGCCTTGGCCGCCGAGGCAGAGATGCGGCTGGGAAAGATCGACATCTTGGTCAACAACGCCGGGATCAATAACCCGCAGGCCATTGATGAGATCACGGATGAGGTTTGGGACAAAAATGTCGAAGTGGACCTCACCGCCGTGATGGCCCTGACCCGCGCTATCGTGCCCGGCATGAAGGCGCGGAAATGGGGCCGCGTCATCCACATCAGTAGCGTGCTGGGTGTGGGCGGCAGACTGAAGCGGAACGTGTACTGTGCCTGCAAGGCCGCCCTGATCGGCCTAGCACGGGCCAGTGCGCTGGATTTAGGCCCCTATGGCATCACGGTGAATTGCCTTTGCCCTGGCCCATTCCTCACCGACATGCCGGGGAAGCTGCTCAATGATGAGGAGAAAAAATACTTCGCAGATCGCACGGCGCTGAAGCGCTGGGCTGCCCCGCGTGAGCTGGCTGGGCCTGCGCTGCTGCTGGCCAGTGATGCTGGCAGCTACATCACCGGTGAGGCACTCGTCGTCGATGGCGGTGCTGCGGTGAATGTGCTGTGA
- a CDS encoding FHA domain-containing protein, with translation MNARWQLRAALPCPIPALRLPHCWLEKTTAMPRIQYTTPSGSSGLLELSAERLSLGRADDNALVLADDSVSSHHGEFVYDNGSWFFTDLGSTNGTKVGGQRVESLELSEGGAFTLGHVDCIFFSDEAAAAAPHGGAAASRTFSSGDFASRPYNRNQRTGFGTAKTRKKSTKGSGAGALIALGMLGLIACGAAAYFAMQLA, from the coding sequence GTGAATGCACGCTGGCAACTCCGAGCCGCACTCCCCTGCCCCATCCCGGCCTTGCGCCTGCCGCATTGCTGGTTAGAAAAGACCACCGCCATGCCACGCATCCAATACACCACTCCCAGCGGCTCCTCCGGCCTGCTCGAACTCTCCGCCGAACGCCTCTCCCTCGGTCGTGCGGACGACAATGCCCTCGTCCTGGCGGACGACTCTGTCTCCAGCCACCATGGCGAATTCGTGTATGACAACGGCTCCTGGTTCTTCACCGACCTAGGCAGCACCAACGGCACCAAAGTCGGCGGGCAGCGTGTCGAGAGCCTCGAACTCAGCGAAGGCGGTGCCTTCACTCTGGGCCACGTCGATTGCATCTTTTTCAGCGATGAAGCCGCCGCAGCAGCCCCACACGGTGGTGCCGCAGCCTCCCGCACCTTCTCCAGCGGTGATTTTGCCTCCCGCCCTTACAATCGCAACCAGCGTACTGGTTTTGGCACGGCCAAGACCCGCAAAAAATCCACCAAAGGTAGCGGAGCTGGTGCCCTCATCGCCCTCGGCATGCTGGGGCTCATCGCCTGCGGCGCAGCAGCCTACTTCGCCATGCAGCTCGCCTGA
- a CDS encoding adenylosuccinate synthase, with product MSNTIIVGAQWGDEGKGKIVDYLTENTDVVVRAAGGNNAGHTVISGGQKYILHLIPSGILWKDKICVIGNGVVMDPLGLLEEMAKLRGQGVTITPENLLISETAHLVLPYHRGLDKARETQRGDKKIGTTGRGIGPAYADKVERDGIRTILMTQPDILEEELRSRIDRHNQFFAQVGVELVPVEETVQKVLEAAKTLAPHITNTTVYLHEAIKAGKNLLFEGAQGTYLDIDQGTYPFVTSSNTTSGGACTGSGVPPRMIDKVVAVGKAYTTRVGSGPFVTENDAIGDMLHNMGREFGATTGRARRCGWLDAVLVRYAVMINGADELAITNLDGLDGLEEIKICTAYKLRGKIIHYPPSTAADLAACEPIYESHQGWKQDLSAITRFADLPPLAKAYLKRLEELTGARISLLGVGPAREQTLVA from the coding sequence ATGTCCAATACCATCATAGTCGGCGCCCAATGGGGCGATGAAGGAAAAGGCAAAATCGTCGATTACCTCACCGAAAACACCGACGTCGTCGTCCGTGCCGCAGGCGGTAACAACGCAGGCCACACCGTCATCTCTGGCGGTCAGAAATACATCCTCCACCTCATCCCCAGCGGTATCCTCTGGAAGGATAAAATCTGCGTCATCGGCAACGGCGTCGTCATGGACCCCCTGGGCCTCCTGGAAGAAATGGCCAAACTACGCGGCCAAGGCGTGACCATCACGCCAGAGAACCTCCTCATCAGCGAGACCGCGCACCTTGTCCTCCCCTACCATCGCGGACTCGATAAAGCCCGCGAAACCCAGCGCGGAGACAAAAAGATCGGCACCACCGGACGCGGCATCGGTCCTGCCTATGCTGACAAAGTCGAGCGTGATGGCATCCGCACCATCCTCATGACTCAGCCGGACATTCTCGAAGAAGAACTCCGCTCCCGTATCGACCGCCACAATCAATTCTTTGCCCAAGTCGGTGTCGAACTCGTCCCTGTCGAAGAAACCGTGCAAAAAGTGCTCGAAGCCGCCAAGACGCTCGCCCCGCACATCACCAACACCACCGTCTATCTCCACGAAGCGATCAAAGCCGGCAAAAACCTGCTCTTTGAAGGAGCGCAGGGCACTTACCTCGACATCGACCAAGGCACCTACCCCTTTGTCACCTCCTCCAACACCACCTCCGGCGGCGCATGCACCGGCTCCGGCGTCCCACCGCGCATGATCGACAAAGTGGTCGCTGTAGGCAAGGCTTACACCACCCGCGTCGGCTCCGGCCCCTTTGTGACTGAAAATGACGCTATCGGCGACATGCTTCACAACATGGGCCGCGAATTCGGAGCCACCACGGGCCGCGCACGCCGCTGCGGCTGGCTGGATGCCGTCCTCGTCCGCTACGCCGTGATGATCAATGGTGCCGACGAGCTCGCCATCACCAACCTCGATGGGCTCGATGGCCTGGAAGAAATCAAAATCTGCACCGCCTACAAACTGCGCGGCAAAATCATCCATTACCCGCCCAGCACGGCAGCCGACCTCGCCGCCTGTGAGCCCATCTACGAATCGCACCAGGGCTGGAAGCAGGACCTCAGCGCCATCACCCGCTTCGCGGATCTGCCACCTTTGGCCAAAGCCTACCTCAAGCGCCTCGAAGAGCTCACCGGAGCCCGCATCAGCCTCCTCGGCGTGGGCCCTGCCCGCGAACAGACGCTGGTGGCCTAA
- a CDS encoding DUF1080 domain-containing protein, with protein sequence MKPLRLALFLLVAATAFAEPVALFDGKTFTGWEGDIGSVWRIEDGAFVAGSLQKKQEKNNFLATTKSYGDFELTLKWKLEGTEGFVNGGVQFRTKRIPDHHEVSGYQADLGKGYDGALYDESRRKKMLAQPTPELLAKAQKPLGEWNDYRIRAQGNRIQIWLNGVQTVDYTETEPGIDMSGIIAVQIHGGATSIVRYKDIQIEELK encoded by the coding sequence ATGAAGCCTCTTCGACTCGCACTTTTCCTTTTGGTCGCCGCTACCGCTTTTGCAGAGCCTGTGGCACTTTTCGACGGAAAAACCTTCACCGGCTGGGAGGGCGACATCGGCAGTGTTTGGCGGATTGAGGATGGTGCATTCGTCGCGGGCTCATTGCAGAAAAAGCAGGAGAAAAACAACTTTTTGGCCACGACAAAGTCATACGGCGACTTTGAGCTCACGCTAAAATGGAAGCTGGAAGGAACCGAGGGCTTTGTGAACGGCGGAGTGCAATTCCGCACGAAGCGTATCCCGGATCACCACGAGGTCTCCGGCTATCAAGCCGATCTCGGGAAAGGCTATGACGGTGCCTTGTATGACGAAAGCCGCCGCAAAAAGATGCTAGCCCAACCCACGCCCGAGCTGCTGGCGAAAGCACAGAAACCGCTCGGTGAATGGAATGACTACCGCATCCGTGCCCAGGGGAATCGCATTCAAATCTGGCTCAATGGCGTGCAAACCGTCGATTACACCGAAACAGAGCCTGGGATCGATATGAGCGGCATCATCGCCGTGCAGATCCATGGCGGGGCCACTTCCATCGTCCGCTACAAAGACATCCAGATCGAGGAATTGAAGTGA
- a CDS encoding MFS transporter gives MSNSATARNAALLAAFLGWMFDGFEMGLFPLTGRDALKELLGADGAADLNKWFGVIMAMFLVGAATGGVVFGWLGDRIGRVKAMSLSIFTYAIFTGLCGVASEAWHVAVYRFVASLGMGGEWSLGVALVNEVWPGKSRMLVAGLIGAAANVGYLLGGFLSLGLSSVLGSVNDMLIAIGLTQKTVTTLLSNNGWRILMMSGAVPAFLVFFIQLFVGESKKWEEEKARGATDHWATKDLLGVLIGCVSALSIVAVWSPFTAVPVPLAILVTIVGLVITLLGYLYPVWQYLGRAASQDPAHGRPFIIKRMLLGAGLAGVALMGTWGAVQWAPKWAEELAGDPALHAKDWAQIWTATGAIIFTMVAALMGDKFGRRITYTILCVATIIAALLFYQTNESYTNWFLFTGFLIGGISASFYGFFPLYFPELFPTQVRATGQGFCFNFGRVLAAIGALQTANLMSYFGGSFAKAGSVLCFIYLLGIVLVWFCPETKGKELS, from the coding sequence ATGTCGAACTCCGCCACTGCACGCAATGCCGCTCTCCTCGCTGCCTTTTTAGGATGGATGTTCGACGGATTCGAGATGGGCCTCTTCCCACTCACTGGCCGCGATGCGCTCAAAGAGCTTCTCGGGGCAGATGGCGCAGCAGATCTGAATAAATGGTTCGGCGTGATCATGGCCATGTTCCTGGTTGGAGCTGCGACGGGAGGTGTGGTTTTCGGCTGGCTGGGAGATCGCATCGGACGGGTAAAGGCGATGTCGCTGTCCATTTTCACCTACGCTATTTTCACGGGCTTGTGCGGTGTGGCTAGTGAGGCCTGGCACGTCGCGGTGTATCGCTTCGTCGCCTCCCTGGGGATGGGCGGCGAGTGGTCACTGGGTGTGGCTCTGGTGAATGAGGTGTGGCCTGGCAAATCACGCATGCTCGTGGCAGGCCTCATCGGTGCTGCGGCCAATGTGGGCTATCTCCTCGGTGGATTCCTCAGCCTGGGGCTCTCCAGTGTCCTCGGCAGTGTCAATGACATGCTCATTGCCATCGGTCTCACTCAAAAAACCGTCACCACGCTGCTCTCGAACAACGGCTGGCGCATCCTCATGATGAGTGGTGCTGTGCCGGCCTTTTTGGTCTTTTTCATCCAGCTCTTTGTCGGTGAATCGAAAAAGTGGGAGGAAGAAAAAGCCCGCGGTGCCACCGATCACTGGGCGACGAAGGATCTGCTCGGTGTGCTCATCGGCTGCGTCTCTGCATTGAGCATCGTGGCGGTCTGGTCGCCCTTTACCGCGGTCCCAGTCCCATTGGCGATTCTGGTGACAATCGTGGGACTCGTGATCACGCTCTTGGGCTATCTTTACCCCGTTTGGCAGTATCTCGGTCGTGCGGCATCCCAAGACCCTGCGCATGGCAGGCCATTCATCATCAAACGCATGCTACTCGGTGCTGGGCTAGCTGGTGTGGCTCTCATGGGCACCTGGGGAGCCGTGCAATGGGCTCCGAAGTGGGCGGAAGAGCTCGCAGGTGACCCCGCGCTGCATGCCAAAGACTGGGCACAAATCTGGACCGCCACCGGAGCCATCATCTTCACCATGGTCGCCGCACTCATGGGCGATAAATTTGGCCGCCGCATCACCTACACCATCCTGTGTGTCGCTACGATTATCGCTGCGCTGCTGTTTTATCAGACGAATGAGAGCTACACGAATTGGTTCCTCTTCACCGGCTTCCTCATCGGTGGCATCAGCGCCTCGTTCTACGGCTTCTTCCCGCTCTATTTCCCGGAACTCTTCCCCACCCAAGTCCGTGCTACGGGCCAGGGCTTTTGCTTTAACTTTGGTCGCGTCCTAGCCGCTATCGGAGCCCTCCAGACGGCCAATCTCATGTCCTACTTCGGCGGCTCTTTCGCGAAAGCGGGCAGCGTCTTGTGCTTCATTTATTTGCTAGGCATCGTGCTCGTGTGGTTCTGCCCTGAGACGAAGGGCAAGGAGCTCTCTTGA
- the vanZ gene encoding VanZ family protein, which yields MMPRFLQQPLFWRSAVLVWIGVLYWLSAQSTLPSPPGVQGIDKIEHAGYFTLGGFCFLMGLRLAGKAQRKWLALLLTVLFCSFVGIWDEWHQLHVPGRSGGDVGDWFADTLGGLFGTLAVLAVEKYFRRRVSAG from the coding sequence ATGATGCCGCGATTTCTTCAGCAGCCGCTTTTTTGGCGATCCGCCGTGCTGGTGTGGATCGGTGTGTTGTACTGGCTCTCAGCGCAGAGCACGCTGCCATCGCCGCCAGGAGTCCAGGGCATCGATAAGATCGAGCATGCAGGTTACTTCACCCTGGGTGGTTTTTGTTTCCTGATGGGGCTGCGGCTGGCGGGGAAGGCGCAGCGCAAGTGGCTGGCGCTACTGCTTACCGTGTTGTTTTGTTCCTTTGTGGGCATTTGGGATGAGTGGCATCAGCTCCACGTCCCTGGCCGCAGCGGCGGAGATGTCGGCGACTGGTTCGCAGACACTCTGGGAGGATTATTTGGCACGCTGGCCGTGCTCGCGGTGGAGAAATATTTCCGTCGCCGCGTCAGTGCTGGGTGA
- the lepB gene encoding signal peptidase I: MFFLTPRYLKNAKLLHKGVTRFINYKRDILPPAKLDEITTLRSGLEDAMRAKDKERIDTLSEQINATCEKALPVTPHSEIADNIEVFFVAIVVAFGIRTYIAQPFKIPTGSMQPTLYGIVANHTEDDTSPNILAQAKDFVTGRSYINVVSDHTGTIRSREPLTEHGVLGFFTHCKLHFEDGHSIRIWAPLSQLINTHFNLGLFQYVGAAPEVDRSVITPDRVGQHYPGGLSGRLVTKGQTLARGTLDTGDHVLVNKFAYHFRRPERGEVFVFTTKNINSPNMHIPAEQGSQHYIKRLVGVPGDTLEVKEPELWVNGKPAEEPGMKRVASKEGQYRGYGAIYHLQAGDQKQLSSGQYWAMGDNSFNSSDSRYWGHVPERNLVGPGLFCYFPFGRNWGLIR; the protein is encoded by the coding sequence ATGTTCTTTCTGACTCCGCGCTACCTCAAGAACGCCAAGCTCCTCCACAAAGGGGTCACTCGCTTCATCAACTACAAGCGGGACATTCTCCCTCCCGCGAAGCTCGATGAGATCACCACGCTTCGATCTGGTCTGGAGGATGCCATGCGTGCAAAAGATAAAGAGCGCATCGACACCCTCAGTGAGCAAATCAATGCTACCTGCGAAAAGGCGCTCCCTGTCACGCCGCACTCGGAGATCGCAGACAATATCGAGGTCTTTTTCGTCGCCATCGTCGTCGCCTTTGGCATCCGCACCTACATCGCACAGCCATTTAAAATCCCTACCGGGTCCATGCAGCCCACGCTGTACGGCATTGTCGCTAATCACACGGAGGACGACACCTCGCCGAACATCTTGGCACAGGCGAAAGACTTCGTCACCGGGCGCAGCTACATCAATGTCGTCTCCGATCACACCGGCACCATACGCTCCCGTGAGCCACTCACGGAGCATGGCGTCCTCGGCTTCTTTACCCACTGCAAGCTGCACTTTGAGGATGGTCATAGCATCCGAATCTGGGCTCCCTTATCGCAGCTCATCAATACCCACTTCAATCTCGGTCTGTTCCAGTATGTCGGAGCAGCTCCAGAGGTGGATCGCTCGGTGATCACGCCAGATCGCGTGGGGCAGCATTATCCAGGCGGACTTAGCGGACGTCTCGTGACCAAGGGGCAAACTCTCGCCCGTGGCACGCTCGACACGGGAGATCATGTTCTCGTCAATAAATTCGCCTACCACTTTCGTCGTCCAGAGCGTGGTGAGGTCTTTGTTTTCACCACCAAGAACATCAACAGCCCCAATATGCACATTCCGGCTGAACAGGGATCTCAGCACTACATCAAGCGCCTTGTCGGCGTCCCTGGAGATACTTTGGAAGTCAAAGAACCTGAGCTTTGGGTCAATGGTAAGCCTGCCGAAGAGCCCGGCATGAAACGCGTTGCTTCCAAGGAGGGGCAATATCGTGGTTACGGAGCGATTTATCACCTTCAGGCCGGAGACCAAAAGCAGCTCTCCTCTGGTCAATACTGGGCCATGGGTGACAATAGCTTCAACAGCTCAGACAGCCGCTACTGGGGCCATGTGCCTGAGCGGAACCTCGTTGGGCCAGGGCTGTTCTGCTATTTCCCCTTTGGGAGAAATTGGGGCCTGATCCGCTAG